taataaaaaaggcaaggatcaatttaattgcacgactATCTAGGTCccacggtgggcgtcaaactatttacccgtaaaatagtacagttgaatttatacgtgatttctagacaagtgaattaatttgatcctgaaataatataataattgaagaaatgtatAATACTTAGCTTTGAAATATAGATGAAAACAACAGAGATGACAATTCCGGGAACAATGTTTCTGGGAACAgcgatgatgagatcaaaaagcaagaaagtaaaattgtataaagctttgtataAAATAGAGTGTAAGTTTAGCTAGAAAATTCGTGTTCTTTACAATGATAATTGAgatcactatttatagctatgtctaggaAAGAAAATCCTAGGATCATGTCCTCctttaatatcaattatgagggtcattgatgaagacgtaacggtgaacataaatgtcaaattctctgtaacggaccaTCGCTCTTAATACTGCAAAATATTCCCTATTAAATACTaccgggcgcagagcatttaacATACCTTTTTGAACGTTATCTTTTCCGGTGACAAGCGAAATGGCTGCGTTCGGTCTCCGGTCATTCCTGTCTTGGATTTCACGTGTTCTCTCTTTTGACGTCCacatgtcatatcatatttcaccttATATAACATCCTCGTTCAAACCCTAAGTAGATACATTGGTGTTCAAAAAGTTTGAAAGGTGTGTAATACCTAAattctatatttttataattttatatgggCATCTATAAGGGAGGAGAAGTAGTTTAGAATAAATTGGAAATGTATAAGAGAAGAAAGCGAACATACTACCACATGACCTAATTTCAAACAATCATATCTCGCAATCTGTTATGAATTGAGGTATGAGAGATATATCAAGTTAAAGCTCTCTGATTTTAGTTTCAAGAACTTTAAACCGTAAACCGCTTGTTATTCTGACATtcttacaagaagttatgacatTTTTACATAAGAGTAGTAGAGCAAAAATCTGATTCCTAAGAAAATTACACGGAAACGGCATTCTGGGTGATGATCCCTGCGACGCGGTAGGCCaattttgggccaaaaattaatAAAAGTTGATTCTATGAATACCCTCCTTACTGCGATGCCCTAGGCGATACGGTAGGCTAAATTTCGGTCTGTGTGACtttaaaaacataaataaaaaggGCACTTTGGGCAGAAAGAAACTAATTAGTTGTATAGCATTTTAAAGAGGTTTTTTAGAGCAAGAATGGCCTAGGGATTCCCCAATCCGTCCAAAGTAAGATCTCTATCATAAATTCAAGTTAAAAGCAAGAAATTAACATTGTTTAACACCTTTTAATTTCTAAAATCTAGGTTTTCACCCAAGAATCAAAGAGTTCTTCAAGATCCAAAACCTAGGGTTTCTGGAGGCATTGTTCAAGATAATTCCTTTGCTCTCTGCtactaaatttaaaatttttattgtgTATAACGATCTTTAGATCATAAAAATAATGAATTTCACGGTTAAAATCGATGTGAAACCACTTATGGCCGAGAATGGCCTAAATTTAGGGAAATCAGTTGAAATTATAGTTATGTTAACTCATTTAACCAGTTTATAGACTTTCGAAAGGATTGAACAAGAAGTTTGTTGAGAGGATATTCTTGCTAGTTGATAAGGTAAGTTGAGTTTATGATTCCCTAGCTAAGTCAAAGGTCAGACAAGAAAATGTGTAATAAGAAAATTATTTGATAAATGCTACGAATATATCATTAGTTGATGATGTAGATTATCTTATAGAAACTGAATTGTCTTGTTTGACAACTCAGTTAGCTCCGAATATCAAAAGCAATTGAATCTCTTATTTGATTTGATTGTTGTTATGTCGTTTGTTGTATTTATTCAGATTCAGCTCAAATTAGATATAGGTGGTCACATGTATTTTGGGAGATGTAGCCGGCATCACCAAGTGAGAGATCCACGATGACCAGAGTTAATTACCCCACACTTGTAGGTACTCCACGTCTTCAGATTTATGTGTTTGGGAAAAGTGGCCAATTACCTCCCAAGTGTAAAAGTCATCAAGGCCGGAGAACGGGCCAACCATCCTCACACCTGCAGGTGCCATTATTTTTTCGGACTTATGTGTTTGGGAGAAGTGCTCAATCTCTTTGAGTGTAAAAGTTTCCAGGGTCTAGGGATTGGGCCAACCATCTTGACACTCACAGGCACTGTTGCATGTCAGATAAATTTTTCAGAATAAAGAAACTCAACTAAATTAAATTATCAGAACTTAACTCAGATTTTGTGTTTCAGTTCAACTTTCAGACttcaatattaatttatttaattgcttaagtTATGTTTATTGCatttttattataattgtttagtcCATAAAAGTTTTGTCCTCCGCTTAGGGGATGGCAAACAATACTCACTGGGTACCTGTGGAGATACTTAGCCCATTTGAGCAGTATTGAGTGTGCAGGTGACAAAGCTTGTTGGTAGATTCAAGACTTCCCATGGATCCAGTAGATAGACTCTCTTAATTCTTCCCACCGGGACTCGACTATCTTCAGACTTTCAGTTATTTAGATACTTTATAGGAGAATACCCCGAAGATATTTCTTTAGTCTTAATTGTTAGAGGCTCGTGACTGTTGTTGATGAGTTAGATTTTCAGACAGTAGTATGCTAAACTTTCGTTATCTATTTTTCTTATGGTTTTAAAATAAGATCTTATTCGTACTTGGTTTGCTTAAATAACCTTATTAGCATGTATAGTTAGATAACATAGCTTACTTGACGGATAAGGTAAGTTGAACGTCATCACGTCCCACCCAATTTCGGGGTGTGATATTCTGGAACCAAACAACTTTTTATTTGATTACGACCACATTTATTCAACTTAGCAAGGCACATTTACATTGAGCATCTTTCGGTTCGGAGTCTTTTTACGCTTATTAGTGTATTTGTTTTTTAAGCTTTGTTCCTTGTTCTCTCTATTGCTTCCGCTATCTTTTGAAAATCATAGTCAAATCCCTACGAGGGCATAGGAAAAATTGAAGTTGACTAAGATATCAGAGTAAATTAAATAGAGAAAAAGGATTCAAAATTCATAACTAATTTCTTGCAATCCATAACTATAATCTTCTCTAGTAGGTGAAGGAATATCTTCTGGATCTCTTTTGGGCCTTACCCACCTACCATAAGAATTGCACTCTAACCCCTTGTTGGCCAATTGATACCAACAAGTAGGAATTCTTAATTCATCTACAAGCATATCACATTCTTTATTTACTAATGCCACATCCCTTTTAGCATTAGACCTAAAAGTTGAACTTGTACTAACAAAACCATCTACTAAATGAAGATAAGTCTCAAGCATATGAAACCCTATGAAATTAAATCCTCTTTTAAGGTAAGGTGAAGACCTAACATCAAGCTTCAATTCTGCTCCAACATGTGTGTAAATCCACTCCAATGTCCCtgtaaaatcatcaaatttttgTAAACTTTCATTAAAAACTATTCCGGGCATTCGAGGTACTAAATCTTGTTTTACTGTAACGCGTAAAATTTTGATTCCCATCTGGTAAATCTCATCTCGAAATGCAATATTTCCAACTCTTGGGGCTGCAAATGAAATAACACTAATTGGAAGTCTTGGAAATTTTGCTGCTGATTCATAAGCATTTAGGAGAGCTAGTGCACCCCCTAAGCTATGTCCTGTTATTGTAAGGCTCACTTCTTCACCTTTGCTTTTATAATAATCTACCAATATTTTCAATTCTTTCATGACTTGTTCTGATGCACTTGACTTGTTATACCTAGTTAAATCACTCTTAGATGTGTAAATACTAAGAAAACCATGTTCCACTTTTGAGTCCATATGCCCAATTGGCTCTAATTTCCTCTGCATATTTTCATACCATTCTGAAGGTGTCACTGTCCCTCTCCATGCCACAACAATGTCTCTCCTCCCAATTCTTCGCGATTCTTCGTCATCACTCACAGCAACAAAACCAATCCAATTTGAATCTTTGCTCCATGTGTATGTCAATCTTGATTTTTCAAGCCATTGTGGCATATCTATATGTGACATTGCATATATGTACTTGGTAACTTTATAGCCACTTTTGCTAAGGCCTAACTTGTCAAACAACTTATGACTATTGTACATGCAACTTCCACAATACTCTGAGAACGCGTCGAAATCTAATGCATCAtaagttgcttgagcaaattcgCCATATTTAACAATTTCTCGACGAAGCAATGGATGGAGTGGATCAAGAAGACCTTCCCACTCTTGAACACCATGAATGTCGCGCCATCGATCGGATATGTCCTCTTTAGGGGACATGGTAGGTGTGTTAGCCTTGTCTTCAATGTTCAAAGTGTTCCAATTTGAATAAGTACTAGGATTATTGATCTTTTGGTATGGTTTTTGAATGTTTAAAAGGTTTGATAATGTTTCACCTAGTCTATTTGATTTCTTTGAGGTTTTTATTTGAGTTTCAATTGAAACATCTTTGTAGGCATAGACCATGGGAAGTCTATTGTTGTGTAATTGGTGGCTAAGATGGTGGAGATGGGTGGCATGGAGGTGGTGGATTGCTTTCATGGTAGTTCAAAATATTGAGAAGATCTAAAACTAGAATTGTGATTTAATTGGGGTTGAAGTTTTTTGTGATATTTATTAAGTGGGGTGGTCGGAAATTTtccaagttaaaaaaaaaaagaagatttcaaTATTCAAAAGGGAGCAGCTATTTGTTTGAGTGTTTGACTCATGACTTTATATCAATTGGTCAGCCGTAATATTAATATCACGCGTTAGGTAAGAAAGGATTGGGTTTGAGAAACATCCCGTGAAATATCTATAGCAGGACTTAGTTCAATGAATAATTTTACAACTGTTTCATTTATTTTATACTTGCACTTGTAcacttctttttatttatttttataatattacaCTCAACCACAGTAGGTTGGACTATAAGAAGTCTTAGTAGTTGTGCATTTCTATTGGTTGTTTTATTATAtaagaaattttattttatgtctCACTTAACCAACATAACTTACGTGAGACGCTCTTAGAGACTGTTTGGCCGAGCTTCTGGGaggtcaaaagtatttttttgggGTAAAAAAGgtactttttgaaaaatttaaagtgtggccaaaattaaaaaatacttttgagttctGCTTTTGGGGAGAAGATACAAATTCTAACTTCTTCCAAGAAACAGAAGCAGATAATTAATTTGTTGATGAAAAAAATAaccttacaataaatttatattttttaaatcatcTCTCATTACTTtaacatttttcttttcctttttctttttatttatactatatagttcttcttttttttatttttatcatatttttattctctttctcctATTCCTAAgagtatattttaaatttatattgaatAATGTATTTTGACATATTTAAATTATCATGTAAACAATAAGCAATACCAAACACTCAATGTTATTcctttgaaataactatattttatatttattggaatttttaatttatatttttacttacgttttatattttaattgaattcttttataataaatattttaaatttatttttcttttctaaataaTACTAATTGCAAATTGAAGTTTTATTGTCTtttttcgtaatttgatacttaaaagtgcTTTTTTAAAATATTGGCCAAACACAAgaggtattatcacttttagcccgcagcagaaactatttacatttgatagccgaaaaaagttataaaatttgtataattgtTGTATGTAATATAccgaatgtatatatatatataatatacaaattttatatattttttcgtctattatttttacagcggctatacatTGTCATTTTTCCAAACATAAAACACAAACGACAATTTTATGTCCAATTTTTTTCTAATTAAGAGAATTAAAGTCCCAAAAAGCAAGAACACCAGATTAGATGTTAAGTAAAATATCTTAATTCATGTAATCTTTTGTATAAAAGCAAATAttgatttatttacttttatatgcgttttaaaaaattataaacatgtAATATAGATCAAATTATTTGTTCTCAAAAACAGTTTAAAATATTTGAAAACTCGTAGGAAAAGATACCGTTCAATTCTCTAAACAAAAACAGTGTTAGATGTTTTAAAAACCTAATAAGTACCCTAATATTTTAGAATATGAACTTCATTCCATCAATTATAAAAAGACATATTACTATAGGAAGACAGAACATAATAAATCTTAATTAGATTTGAAGTTGATCACTTTCTTTACATTGGAAAAAATCACTAAAATTTCGTAATCTTCTGTAAATTTATTCAAGTTCAAGGAAATCATCACTCAAATCAATATTAAATCCAAACTCTCTAATTTACGGAATGCTCTCACACATCTCtgtgttattttttcttatacaCGTGCTTTtaaattggaaaagaaaatataactAAAGTGATTATATTGAATGATTATTATAGTAGAAACATGTGTTTAGCAGAAATCAGAAAGATGGTGCTCTTCATGTTTTGCTGCTGCTTTAATATCAAACGTTGACAACTTTTGTACTTTTGTTAGGCTTCTTCTCCATATCGGCTGATTTAGATGAGATGCAATCGATTGGACGGAGTTTTCTATGTAGGGGAGCCGGAAGTCGAGCTACGGATTCGATCGAACCCaataatttttattcaaatattatattttatggaatttattaaatatgtacaaatattaaatttaaaacttaATCACTAATATTTGAAATGATAGTTCTAAAATCCAAAATCCATAAACTTAATTTTTGGCTTCACCTCTGTCTCTATGCTATGTTCAGACTCTATATTTGTGTATAAAATATTAACACGTATATATAAAATCGAGCTTATTCACTCTAAATTTTTAAATTTGCAACTGTCTAACTTGAGAATATTTTATGCCAAATGTGTTTGGTGATGAAAACGAATAAAAAAAAGTACACAATTAAACTTccataagaaaaaaaagaacaaaattgcACTTCAAAATCGTAATTTTGAACCGCAGTTAGTCTTCCTGTTGAAAATAACATGATAATGTCACTTTTATCACGAAAAATATTTGCTCGTAATACGGCTGCGACACAAAACATCACGTGGAAAAAATGTGTAATACTAACACCATATTTGTCTTAAGAGGTCACGTTTGTATTCCTTCATTCAAGGGCTGATTGCATTGAACTTAGATAAAGTGCTTCAATAATTTCGTCCATCTTCAATCATATAAAAGTTCATTGTCTAAAATACTGTAGATAGTATACACAAataattgagaaattttaaaaaaatactattGTTTAGTAGttattaacttcctatagctatcatatacataattacttccaaTAACTATTATTCAGTTGTTACACGACTGTATTCGCTGGATTCGCGCtaatatattcatgaatacagtagcagaATTCGCCTAAAAATAGGGGAGTCCAATTGTGCGACTGTATTCgtgctactatattcatgaatatagtagctGAATTTGCCTAAAAATATGGGAGTCCAGCTGtttaataaaggaaagaaaatcaattagcgtgtatcactcctaatttagctcaacaaaatcaattctacatAAATTTCATTGCTACGCGACTGTATTCGTTGTATTTgcgctattgtattcatgaatatagtaatAGGGGAGTCTAGTTGTGTGACTGTATTcacgttactgtattcatgaatatagtagcgGAATACGCCTAAAAGGTAGGCGAGTCCAGCTGTTTAATAACGGAAAGAGGATCAATTAGCGTGTATcgctcctaatttaactcaacaaaattAATTCTACATAAATTTTGATATTACTGTGTTGTATTTCATGTATTCGCGCGACTGTTTTTATAAATACAGTGACGTAATCAAGAAAAAGGGTGTATACCGTTCTATTCAATTCGactgtatacattgtattcaattcacaTATATTTATTATTCACTATTATACATTATATTCAATTCACCatattcaaacaaaaaaaatacaaaatacagtGATATTCGGATGTATTCAAAAAATACAGACCTTTGGAATATATAAATACAGgcgaaaaataatgtatttatacaaaaatataatgtATTTTAGTATATTTGTATAGAATATAGTGTATATTATATGTGACTAAAAaggcaaagaagagaagaaagttcacCGGATATGGCTTTCTGGCCAAgcaaaataatgtatatattgtattaaaactaaaaatggagacgAAAAGAaacttgaccttcaaatcttctgAGGTGTAGCCATGGCCAGATCTGTTCACCTAAGAGGATGAGCCAAAAGCCGACGATTCTGACTCATAGTTACGTAGAAATTGATGATTCATCGCTTTAAGAACTCCTGCCCTATTATTCATCCACGTTCATGTTAGTGTACACATTGTAGATTGACTGAACCTATAGAAGTATTTTCAATTGCAGTAACCCTAGATAATTCGGCCAAAGAATTCACGATTAAAATCAGGTATTTTGCtcgaagagagagaaagaagaaaaaatgttcttagattttgagagagaatcgTGTGTTAactaaaagaaagagagagaaaacatAATGTAACAACCTGACCagtcatttaaatttttagatctttgttcccctaattaagactttccctatgtgcttttactattttataacttgcAGGGATTGTTGGTCCGggtttggaagtgttcgggttaaAATCGAAACACTTAGTTTTTTAATAGTGGCCTaggatggccaagtttgacttgagtcaacattttgagtgaacgacctcggaactgggatttgatggttccaataagtttgtatgatgattttggacttgagcgcgTATTCGGATTGGGTCTCGGGTGATTCAGGAGCGTTTAATGTGGAAAGTTGATTAATTGAAggtttctagttctttaaattaGGTTtagagtagactttggtgttattgaggtccatttgggatttcgagtctgggaatagttctgtattatgtttatggacttgttggtgtgtttggttagggtcccgagtggctcggatgaatTTCGGACCACCTAGAGCTTAGTCTGAAAATCTGATGTTGTTGGttctgatttccttcttcgcgaatgcggaggtGGAGTCGTGTTCGCGGAGAAGGAATTAGGGGACTGGTCATtttgcccttcgcgttcgtgttCATGGGGCCGCATTCGCGAATGTCTAGGACTGGTAGCCTTCCCGTTCGCGTATAAGGGATTACCGAGTTCGCGAAGCTCCGGCTGGGCAAGCCTCCGCGATCGCGAGActtctctcgcgttcgcgaaaaaggtcTTCATGACGTGAGCCAATtatgccttcgcgatcgcgaggcctcttccgcgatcgcgaagaagggtcaACTAGGCAGACTTGAACCTCTTTTCCCTCATTTTCCAATcggtcttgggcgattttgagagcattttgtggGAGATTTTCATCAACATCAAGAAGTAAGTGAGCCCTATCAATTCTTGAGTTTAATACACAGATTATGAGTAGATTTAACATGAAATTAAGTAGAAAAACTGTGGAATTTTTGTGAAACCTAGGgtttggtaaaaataagatttgaccacaaaattgattatgtaattgagaataaattatatatttgagttcgtgagatcatgggtaacatttatatttaaaaatttccagaattcgggcacgtagtcttggaggtgaattttaggaatcttccaaatggggttgggtaattactctaatagctaaattataaacttttgggcatatatttattagtttataTGACTTTTGGTTAGTTTTGGAGTCCTCGACGTCGTTTGAAGAGTTCTAGTGAGGTTAAAGAGCCGGATTGAGGatgtggaatcgaggtaagtctcttgactaaccttataagagggaactTATCCCCTTTAGATGTATTAATTATTGTGTGCTAATTGTTGTGGGGATCTACATACGCACgcagtgacgagagtccgtacgtagctatattcataatatgtccgggtagacatagattcacaacatgcttttaattgggATATTATTGCTTATCCTGTGTATTAATTTTCTTGATTATGATTAAAATGGAGGGTTTTAATAAAGATACCGACTTAGCCTCTTACTTTGGGAGAATTAGGAAATATTTGATAAACTATAGATTTGTGTCTTCTCGTCTCGCATATGTTTCCGCGAACGAGGTAAATTCAActactctaatgggatcgggtcatttgcCTCGGCAGTGAAATAAATTACtcttgtgggatcgggttgtttgcctcggcagtatagtaacactactcttatgggatcgggttgttctcCTCAGCAGGTTGGcaacactattcttatgggatcgggccattcgcctctgCAGTACTGAGTACCACTATTCCGATGGGATCATGTCGCTCACCTCAGCAGCTTCATGTTTGATTATTGAGATTGGATTTGGTTTGGTAACAATTGAATTAGCGCCTTCAAGGTCGGTTATGACATGTTTAGTGATTTGATGAAGACCCATGTGTGTAATTACTGTAGTACTTTTATTTGCTCCGTTTCTACTTGTTGTACACTCACCATGTATACTTTATGTATTTCTAATATTATttgacctttagtaagtgtcaagtcgacccctcgttactacttcttcgaagttagactagatacttactaggtacgcgttgtactcatgctacacttctgcactgaatATGCAGGTACTGAGATAGGTACTACAAGTGGTCATGCGGGCGCGTAGCCGATCATCTACAGAGACATAGTGGTGAGGTGCATTCCTTGCTACGATCCGCAGCACCGGAGTCTCCCTCTACCTtgtttattatttctgtctaTTACCTTTCAGACAATAGTTGTATTAGtttgtatattctctagattgctTATGCACTTGAGGCACCGGGTTTTGGAGATTTTTAGCATTTATGTACTGATGTACGTATCATTACTGTCATTATATTGGATGTATTTATCACACTAGTATTTTATTGAGAAAAGAGTATGTATTGTTCCATGAGGTCTCacttattttgttcttttaaaGGGAAAAACTTTTGTTTTAAATGTTTAAAAGGGGTAATTAAATTGTAGATTCACTTGTGGGCTTTCCTAGTggcggtgttaggtgccatcgTGACCTATtatgagttttgggtcgtgaaagcttggtatcaaagctttagtttcacataggtctcacgagtcgtgAGCAGGCCTAGGAGAATCCTGCAGATATGTGCGGAGACGTACGTACTTAtgtttgagaggctatagggtgttaggaaacttctctttcttcatctcatGTCATGCAGTTGATATTGTGCTAAGTACCTTTCTATTGATCAcccacagatggtgagaacacacgcGGTGGATGTACCAGGCGGTAGAGGAGCTTctccccccattgctagaggccgaggtagaggccgagggagggctccatcTCCTGTCAGAGGACGAGGGCGTCC
This DNA window, taken from Nicotiana tabacum cultivar K326 chromosome 15, ASM71507v2, whole genome shotgun sequence, encodes the following:
- the LOC107822343 gene encoding phospholipase A1-Igamma1, chloroplastic-like: MKAIHHLHATHLHHLSHQLHNNRLPMVYAYKDVSIETQIKTSKKSNRLGETLSNLLNIQKPYQKINNPSTYSNWNTLNIEDKANTPTMSPKEDISDRWRDIHGVQEWEGLLDPLHPLLRREIVKYGEFAQATYDALDFDAFSEYCGSCMYNSHKLFDKLGLSKSGYKVTKYIYAMSHIDMPQWLEKSRLTYTWSKDSNWIGFVAVSDDEESRRIGRRDIVVAWRGTVTPSEWYENMQRKLEPIGHMDSKVEHGFLSIYTSKSDLTRYNKSSASEQVMKELKILVDYYKSKGEEVSLTITGHSLGGALALLNAYESAAKFPRLPISVISFAAPRVGNIAFRDEIYQMGIKILRVTVKQDLVPRMPGIVFNESLQKFDDFTGTLEWIYTHVGAELKLDVRSSPYLKRGFNFIGFHMLETYLHLVDGFVSTSSTFRSNAKRDVALVNKECDMLVDELRIPTCWYQLANKGLECNSYGRWVRPKRDPEDIPSPTREDYSYGLQEISYEF